A window of the bacterium genome harbors these coding sequences:
- a CDS encoding type Z 30S ribosomal protein S14, which yields MAKKSMRAKQQRTPKFSTRRYNRCMQCGRPRAYLRRFGLCRICFRMLSLDGKIPGVTKASW from the coding sequence GTGGCAAAAAAGTCAATGCGGGCCAAGCAACAACGGACGCCGAAGTTTTCCACTCGCCGGTACAACCGCTGCATGCAGTGCGGCCGGCCGCGCGCTTATCTGCGCCGTTTTGGTCTGTGCCGTATCTGTTTCCGCATGTTGTCCCTGGATGGCAAGATCCCGGGCGTCACCAAGGCGAGTTGGTAA
- the rpsH gene encoding 30S ribosomal protein S8 has protein sequence MQTDPISDYLTRIRNAGRAKHPKVDIPASRTKISITKILQHYGYIKDYLIIEDGKQNLIRIYLKYDEYERHVIRGLRRISLPGLRKYVGVRNFPRVFNNYGLAILSTPKGVITDRDARKLHVGGEVLCYVW, from the coding sequence ATGCAGACTGATCCGATTTCAGATTATCTCACGCGCATTCGCAACGCCGGCAGAGCCAAGCATCCCAAGGTGGATATCCCGGCGTCGCGCACCAAAATCAGCATTACGAAGATCCTGCAGCATTACGGCTACATCAAGGACTATTTGATCATCGAAGACGGCAAGCAGAATCTCATCCGCATCTATTTGAAGTATGACGAATACGAGCGCCATGTGATTCGCGGGTTGCGCCGGATCAGCCTTCCCGGCTTGCGCAAGTACGTCGGCGTCCGGAATTTTCCGCGCGTGTTCAACAATTACGGCCTGGCCATCCTGTCGACACCGAAGGGCGTCATCACCGACCGCGATGCCCGCAAGCTTCATGTCGGCGGTGAAGTCTTGTGTTACGTGTGGTAA
- the rplF gene encoding 50S ribosomal protein L6 — MSRVGKKAIPIPGGVQVSVDGSAVKVKGPKGELSCPFHPQMGVRVEGGEVSVTRPNDEKSFKAMHGLYRALINNMILGVTKGFEKKLEIVGVGYRAEMKSKRLLLQLGFGHAIAFQPPEGVAITCESQTSIKVSGIDKGLVGQVAAKIRSFKPPEPYKGKGIKYSDEVVRRKAGKTAA, encoded by the coding sequence GTGTCGCGCGTAGGCAAAAAAGCAATTCCGATACCCGGCGGTGTGCAGGTGTCGGTCGACGGCTCCGCCGTCAAAGTGAAGGGACCGAAAGGCGAGCTTTCGTGTCCGTTCCATCCCCAAATGGGCGTGCGCGTCGAGGGAGGGGAAGTGAGTGTGACCCGCCCCAATGATGAGAAATCATTCAAAGCGATGCACGGCCTCTATCGCGCCCTGATCAACAACATGATTCTGGGGGTGACCAAGGGTTTTGAGAAGAAGCTCGAAATCGTCGGCGTCGGTTACCGCGCGGAAATGAAGAGCAAGCGGCTGCTGCTGCAACTCGGCTTCGGCCATGCCATCGCTTTTCAGCCGCCGGAGGGCGTTGCCATCACCTGCGAGTCGCAGACCAGCATCAAGGTCAGCGGCATTGACAAGGGCTTGGTGGGACAGGTGGCCGCCAAGATTCGATCGTTCAAACCGCCGGAGCCTTACAAGGGCAAAGGAATCAAATACAGCGACGAAGTTGTGCGTCGCAAGGCCGGCAAGACAGCGGCTTAG
- the rplR gene encoding 50S ribosomal protein L18, giving the protein MGFKRIAPRVRRDKKKKSFRFRKKIVGTPGRPRLVVFRSLKNIYAQLIDDSAKKTLTTVSTVSKDIREEIKQAETKVQAANIVGRALALKAQSMNIKSVVFDRSGYVYHGRVKALADGARQGGLHF; this is encoded by the coding sequence ATGGGATTCAAGCGAATTGCACCCCGTGTGCGGCGGGACAAGAAGAAGAAATCCTTCCGGTTCCGCAAGAAAATCGTTGGCACGCCCGGTCGCCCACGTTTGGTGGTTTTTCGCAGTCTGAAGAACATTTATGCACAGTTGATTGATGACAGCGCCAAGAAGACCTTGACGACCGTCTCGACCGTCAGCAAGGATATTCGTGAAGAGATCAAGCAAGCCGAGACGAAAGTGCAGGCGGCTAACATCGTCGGCCGCGCGCTGGCGCTGAAAGCGCAATCCATGAACATCAAAAGCGTCGTGTTTGACCGCAGCGGCTACGTCTATCACGGCCGCGTGAAGGCTCTTGCCGATGGTGCCCGGCAGGGCGGTCTGCACTTCTAA